The following DNA comes from Anopheles arabiensis isolate DONGOLA chromosome 3, AaraD3, whole genome shotgun sequence.
TGGGATTTTACCGGAATGAATATAATCACATCTGAATCAGTATAAAATTGTCTGTCGAACATATCACACGCATAAACGAGAGTGAATTCGTTTCAAGAATGGTTCGGAACAAATACTTTTGTATTGTTCTTGCATTGCCATTATTAGTGAAACTGTCCACTGCACAGAGTAAAAAGTTTGTCTGTAGCTACTCCCCGTCTAAAGCTGGTTCGATCAACTACCAGCCCGATAACATTCCGTTGCAAGTTTGTCCGTATGTGATCTTCAAAGCGTTCAGCTTCCCAAACGTCGTTGGTCGGCAGTTGTTGTTCAGTGTAAGCATCCTTTACTGAGTGTTTTAtccgtttgttgtgtgttcCTTATATGGAGTTTTTCCCCCACCACAGGACAACGAAAAGATAGCGTTTAGCCGTGTAGTTTCCAGTGTTCGAAAACGTTCGAAAACAGCTCGCGTCGTAGCGTCCATCGATGGATCCGCTCGAGACTTTACCATAACGTCGAACGCGATCGTACGTAGGCAAGCATTCGTACAAGCAGCTGTAGCGATGCTACTTGAGTTGGATGCAGATGCAATCGAACTCAACTGGAAAGCATCTAGAAACAGTGGAAACGATCGTATCACAATGGTGCAACTCCTGCAAGATCTTCGTCAAGCGGTGAAGGCAGTAAATAAAAGCATAAGCCGTAATCGAGAGCTATGGTTCCGAGGATCACTGCATCCGAAGGTGTTGGAAGTAGCGTATAATACGTTCGATGTGTGTCAGCTGGTCGATCATGTTACGCTAGATCCCAGCACGGCTGAATCGCTGGAAAATGCGCATGCACCGTTGTATGGGACACCAATTGTACTCCCATTTAGTTTACCTTTGTTAGGAAACATAATCGATCTAGCGAATGGTTTCGTAAGTCAATATTATAAtcatcaattgtaaaatgtGTCTGATCACTGATTTGTGTATGATCCTACTCTTTGTAGAACACCACCACTCAGCGCTGGATTGATGAGGGATGCGCTCCTAAGAAGCTGCTCCTTGGAATTGGTTTGCATGGCATCGGGAGAGTTTACTCACCGGGTCTAGCGCCATTTGTCGGCAACAAAGTGCATTTGTTGAACCCTGAAGGTACACATCTGGAGCAGCGTGAGGTGAGGATCGCTTTAAATTTCTTTAATTGTTTTgagtaattaaaaatatgaatattttGAAATCTTACAGCTCTGTAAAACGATAAGAGAAGATGGTTGGAGCTATGCCTGGGATGAGCATGGTGCCATGCCATACGTGACTAAAGCGCTGCAGAATGGACTAGTGGAACGGATTAGCTATGAAGACTTGGACTCGCTGCGACTCAAGATGGATATGGTGGAGCAGAAGCGGTTCGGTGGCATTTACATTGATTACGTGCACTCGGACGATATCTATGGACGTTGTGGACAACCATACCGTTTAATTGCTTACTTATCAAGTCGGGTACGTTCGATACCATCTGATATAGGGTTTGCTATCGAGTGGAACGAGTAGTGTGGCAGAATCTGATCTGTAAAGCTTACTCTAACAATGTTTGCCTGCTTAAGCTTATGAGTTTTCTTTTTGGCGAAATGTATCCAAATTTGTATCTTATCTTATAAAATCTTGTATTAGCTTGATTTCTACACCTTTTTGAATCTCCTTGTTAACACTATTAAAGACACAAACTCTGTGGTGTGGGGTGAGTGATCGTCAAGCGACACATTACCTATGGCGTTACAATCacaaggagaaaaaaatatctcTTCCGCTGATTGCCATCACTATAAGAACGACATAAAAGTTCTCTAACCTACATGAATGAATGAGCATGAATTCGATCCGATGCGTGCGGCTTTGGCTCGAGAGAAGCTTTTAGATAGATGAAGTGTAGTAACACAGTGATCGATTAAAGTGCCTTGCGAGTCTCTCTTTGAGTAATAGAGCGTAGACATCGCTGTAGAATAAGCTCTCTCTGTCGTCTCTGATGTTGTCAGTATGATGTCACAGTCATATGTGTTTAACACTTCTGGATTACGTCGTACTGTCGAACAGTATCAAAACCAGTTTCACTGCGACACACCGCTGAGAAGGGTGG
Coding sequences within:
- the LOC120903838 gene encoding uncharacterized protein LOC120903838, whose product is MVRNKYFCIVLALPLLVKLSTAQSKKFVCSYSPSKAGSINYQPDNIPLQVCPYVIFKAFSFPNVVGRQLLFSDNEKIAFSRVVSSVRKRSKTARVVASIDGSARDFTITSNAIVRRQAFVQAAVAMLLELDADAIELNWKASRNSGNDRITMVQLLQDLRQAVKAVNKSISRNRELWFRGSLHPKVLEVAYNTFDVCQLVDHVTLDPSTAESLENAHAPLYGTPIVLPFSLPLLGNIIDLANGFNTTTQRWIDEGCAPKKLLLGIGLHGIGRVYSPGLAPFVGNKVHLLNPEGTHLEQRELCKTIREDGWSYAWDEHGAMPYVTKALQNGLVERISYEDLDSLRLKMDMVEQKRFGGIYIDYVHSDDIYGRCGQPYRLIAYLSSRVRSIPSDIGFAIEWNE